In one Thermodesulfobium acidiphilum genomic region, the following are encoded:
- a CDS encoding NAD(P)/FAD-dependent oxidoreductase, translated as MSKIVVLGSGISGHTASCFLRKYLGNEHQITVVSPTKKYNWIPSNVWVGVGDMKPDQVLFDLEPIYKKANINFINAKATKIYPEGNKSISSPFVVVEEISSKKERNIEYDYLINATGPKLNFDATTGLGPSRNSQSICSASHAVQAWENLSSLIKEMKNGKNKTIVIGVGHGMATCQGAAFEYLFNVESKLKREKVRDRARIIYITNEYELGDFGMGGLHLKYGGYIAHSKTFTESLFAEREIFWIKRAHPLEISKNKIKYETLDGTFHELEFDFAMLIPPFAGVGLKAFNKKEEDITGSLFLPNGFMKVDGNYNPKPYIEWDAEDWPKTLQNPKYKNVFAIGIAFAPPHPISKPMQSPNKTTISPTAPRTGMPSAMMGKAVAQSIANLIKGKNKPLHTASMAKLGAACVASTGTGFFSGTAVSITVYPIVPDFKRFPEYGRDLNFTFGDIGLAGHWIKLLLHYAFIYKAKLNPFWYIIPE; from the coding sequence ATGTCAAAGATTGTAGTTTTAGGATCTGGAATATCAGGACACACTGCTTCGTGTTTTTTAAGAAAATATTTAGGTAATGAGCATCAGATCACAGTAGTATCTCCAACAAAAAAATATAATTGGATTCCTTCTAACGTATGGGTAGGGGTAGGCGATATGAAACCCGATCAGGTACTATTTGATTTAGAACCTATTTATAAAAAAGCAAATATTAATTTTATTAATGCAAAAGCAACAAAGATCTATCCTGAAGGTAACAAGTCTATTTCTTCTCCATTCGTTGTAGTAGAAGAAATAAGTTCTAAAAAAGAAAGAAATATTGAATATGATTATCTAATTAATGCAACTGGCCCAAAACTTAATTTTGATGCTACAACAGGTTTAGGCCCATCTAGGAATTCTCAATCAATTTGTTCTGCATCGCACGCCGTTCAAGCCTGGGAGAATCTTAGCTCTTTAATTAAAGAAATGAAAAACGGTAAAAATAAAACTATCGTTATAGGAGTTGGACATGGAATGGCTACATGTCAGGGAGCTGCTTTTGAATATCTTTTTAATGTAGAATCAAAACTAAAAAGAGAAAAAGTTAGAGATAGAGCAAGAATAATTTATATAACCAATGAATACGAACTTGGCGATTTTGGAATGGGCGGTTTACATTTGAAATATGGTGGTTATATTGCTCACAGTAAAACCTTTACCGAATCACTTTTTGCTGAAAGAGAGATCTTCTGGATAAAGAGAGCTCATCCATTAGAAATTAGCAAAAATAAAATAAAATATGAAACGCTTGACGGCACCTTTCACGAGTTAGAATTTGATTTTGCAATGCTGATACCTCCTTTCGCCGGTGTAGGGCTTAAAGCTTTCAATAAAAAAGAGGAGGATATAACTGGTTCTCTATTTTTGCCTAATGGTTTTATGAAAGTGGATGGAAATTATAATCCTAAACCATATATAGAATGGGATGCAGAAGATTGGCCTAAAACCCTTCAAAACCCAAAATATAAGAATGTATTCGCTATAGGAATTGCATTTGCACCACCTCATCCAATTAGCAAACCAATGCAAAGTCCTAATAAAACAACAATTTCTCCTACAGCTCCTAGAACTGGAATGCCATCAGCAATGATGGGAAAAGCTGTAGCTCAAAGTATAGCTAACCTAATAAAGGGAAAAAATAAACCACTACATACTGCAAGTATGGCGAAATTAGGTGCTGCATGTGTAGCTTCTACTGGAACTGGTTTTTTTTCTGGAACAGCAGTATCAATTACTGTTTATCCCATAGTTCCAGATTTTAAAAGATTTCCTGAATACGGTAGAGACCTTAATTTTACCTTTGGAGACATAGGTTTAGCCGGACATTGGATTAAACTACTTCTACACTATGCCTTCATATACAAAGCAAAGCTAAATCCATTCTGGTATATAATTCCTGAATAG
- the selA gene encoding L-seryl-tRNA(Sec) selenium transferase, with product MDFHQIPSISYILKEIKRNDINVPHDLCVLISQREVEIAREAIRSGKNITKDKIIENIKIKLNFLNKSVLKRVINATGIIIHTNLGRSPLNDSVAKEVAEIATNYSNLEYDLFNNKRGRRDLLIRDILIALTGSEDATVVNNNAAAVYITLNTLLNKKEVLISRSELIEIGGSFRIPDVITSSGAILKEVGTTNKTHLRDYENNISELTGAIMKVHQSNFYQEGFVQSVKMEELSNLARKKNILFFEDLGSGCLIDLRKYGLNYEPTVQESIQKGTDIVSFSGDKLLGAGQCGIILGKSKLIERIRKNPLMRVLRVDKMTLCALEGTLRLYLDKRYEEIPVYRMLAKTIDEMIQDAKYIISNVKNKNLTLEIFESEGRLGGGSTPRSFFKTIGIGIKHKILSTKDIETFLTRRSIPIIGRVLDDFYFLDMKTVYSKELDFILQALSEMS from the coding sequence ATGGATTTTCATCAAATTCCATCTATATCTTATATCCTTAAAGAAATAAAAAGAAACGATATTAATGTTCCGCACGATTTGTGTGTATTGATTAGCCAAAGAGAAGTAGAAATAGCAAGAGAAGCTATTAGAAGCGGTAAAAATATTACTAAAGATAAAATTATTGAAAATATAAAGATAAAGTTAAATTTTTTAAATAAATCTGTTTTAAAAAGAGTTATTAATGCTACGGGAATTATTATACATACTAATCTTGGCAGATCTCCTCTAAATGATTCAGTGGCTAAAGAAGTGGCTGAAATAGCTACTAATTATTCTAATCTTGAATATGATCTTTTTAATAACAAGAGGGGAAGAAGAGATTTGTTAATTAGAGATATCCTTATAGCTTTAACTGGTTCTGAAGATGCAACGGTAGTAAATAATAATGCTGCTGCTGTTTATATAACTTTAAATACTCTTCTTAACAAAAAAGAAGTGTTAATTTCGAGATCTGAACTTATTGAAATAGGAGGATCTTTCAGAATTCCAGATGTAATAACATCTTCTGGAGCAATTCTGAAGGAAGTGGGTACCACTAATAAAACTCATTTAAGGGATTATGAGAACAATATAAGTGAATTAACTGGTGCTATTATGAAGGTTCATCAAAGCAATTTTTATCAAGAGGGATTTGTTCAAAGTGTTAAAATGGAAGAATTATCAAATCTTGCCAGGAAAAAAAATATCTTATTTTTTGAGGATTTAGGTAGTGGATGCCTGATTGACCTGAGAAAATATGGTTTAAATTATGAACCAACTGTTCAAGAAAGCATTCAAAAAGGTACAGATATTGTAAGTTTTTCTGGAGATAAACTTCTGGGAGCAGGGCAATGCGGGATAATCTTAGGAAAAAGTAAGTTAATTGAGAGGATTAGAAAAAATCCTTTAATGAGAGTTTTAAGAGTTGACAAGATGACTTTATGCGCACTTGAAGGAACTTTGAGACTATATCTTGACAAACGATACGAAGAAATACCTGTTTATAGAATGCTTGCAAAAACCATAGATGAAATGATTCAAGATGCAAAATATATTATTAGTAACGTTAAAAATAAGAATCTTACTTTAGAAATTTTTGAAAGTGAGGGAAGGCTTGGAGGAGGTTCTACTCCTAGAAGTTTTTTCAAAACCATAGGAATTGGCATTAAACATAAAATATTATCTACGAAGGATATAGAAACCTTCTTGACAAGAAGAAGTATACCAATAATAGGCAGAGTATTAGATGACTTTTACTTTCTGGACATGAAAACAGTTTATTCTAAAGAACTTGATTTTATTTTACAAGCTTTAAGCGAGATGTCTTAA
- a CDS encoding efflux RND transporter permease subunit has translation MAQFFIKNPIFAIVVSLIIVLVGLLAMVNLPIAVYPQITPPQVNVIANYPAANAQTVEQTVAQQMEDQVNGVEGMVSMLSTSTDTGSYTLQVQFELGKNPDLATVQAQNRVGQASPLLPSEVVQYGINVMKVTPQNALVFSLYSPKGTYESTFLANYGNINIVQQLQRVKGVGQVMMYGSPFGMRIWLNPEKMAQLGITTTDVYNAIKEQNVQAASGTIGQMPTPADQAFQYITRVKGRLSTPQEFENIIVRANPDGSIVRLKDIARVNLGGRFYMYNSTMDGYNAAAFGVQLTPDADALKTVDQCKEIIQNASKNFPPDMKYEIVVDNTLFIRESLKEVLVTLFEALLLVMVVIFIFLQSWKATLIPMLAVPVSLIGTFAMFLVFGFSINTLTLFAMVLAIGLVVDDAIVVIEAVERHIRYDGMNPFGAAQKAMKEVSAAIVAIAFVLASVFIPVAFFGGTMGVLYKQFALTITVSMILSVIVALSLTPTLCARMLTPYDPTKHKGLLAKFFDKFNDNFERIVYKYSQIVYKLIRKVKWGLLFIILLTIVTFFIVSKLPTSFVPDEDQGYLIAAVSLPQGTSLNVTSNEINEIGQVIRQIPGVYAVTCVNGINFLTFAADSSTGVIFIRLKPWDERRTQELSAQSILRQIFIKSQQFPNATVLPLLPSSLPGIGTRGGFTIMLEDRGGEASFQEMDNISKEFINEAKKMPAIGTIYSTFNANTPGYTYNIDRDKVKKLGIPLTDVFNTMQTFYGGLEVNDINLYGKTYKVTMQALPQFRTTPNDIKFFYVRNPEGKMIPLSTLASAKLTDGPSVIQRFDNYRAIQIGGNPAPGYSSGQAMQALVEVAHKVLPATFSYDWADLSLEEQKSGQKAPILFALSLIFAFLCLAALYESWFVPISVILSVPTAMFGATFFQYIRHLSNNVYMQIGLIMLIGLAAKNAILIIQFSRIREESGMGQIEAIVEAARVRLRPILMTSFAFIFGCLPLAIASGAGSGARIAMGTSVVGGMLTGTFIGVFIIPVLYIAVEKVAYKIFGKK, from the coding sequence ATGGCGCAATTTTTTATTAAAAACCCAATTTTTGCGATTGTTGTTTCGTTAATAATAGTTCTGGTTGGTTTGCTTGCAATGGTAAATTTACCAATTGCTGTTTATCCTCAGATAACCCCTCCACAAGTTAATGTTATAGCGAATTATCCTGCTGCAAATGCTCAAACTGTAGAACAAACGGTTGCTCAACAAATGGAAGATCAGGTTAATGGTGTAGAAGGTATGGTTTCTATGTTATCTACAAGTACTGATACAGGAAGTTATACATTACAAGTTCAATTTGAACTTGGCAAAAATCCAGATCTGGCTACTGTACAAGCTCAGAATAGAGTGGGTCAGGCATCTCCTTTATTGCCTTCTGAGGTGGTTCAGTATGGAATTAATGTGATGAAAGTTACACCTCAAAATGCTCTTGTTTTTTCGCTTTATTCTCCCAAAGGAACATATGAGTCTACTTTTCTAGCAAATTATGGAAATATTAATATAGTTCAGCAATTACAAAGGGTGAAGGGTGTAGGTCAGGTAATGATGTATGGATCTCCCTTTGGGATGAGAATTTGGCTAAATCCAGAAAAAATGGCTCAATTGGGTATAACTACGACAGATGTTTACAATGCAATAAAAGAACAAAATGTACAAGCAGCATCCGGCACCATAGGTCAAATGCCAACACCTGCTGATCAAGCATTTCAATATATTACCAGAGTAAAGGGTAGGTTAAGTACACCTCAAGAGTTTGAAAATATTATAGTAAGAGCCAATCCTGATGGATCTATTGTGAGGTTAAAAGATATTGCTCGAGTTAACTTAGGTGGTAGGTTTTATATGTATAACTCAACTATGGATGGATATAATGCGGCTGCTTTTGGAGTACAACTAACTCCTGATGCTGATGCTTTGAAAACAGTAGATCAGTGCAAAGAAATCATACAAAATGCCTCAAAAAATTTCCCTCCTGATATGAAATATGAAATCGTTGTTGACAACACGCTTTTTATAAGAGAATCTTTGAAGGAGGTGTTAGTAACTTTATTTGAGGCTTTGCTTTTAGTTATGGTAGTAATTTTTATTTTTTTGCAGTCCTGGAAAGCGACTCTTATACCAATGCTTGCCGTACCAGTGTCATTGATAGGTACCTTTGCTATGTTTCTTGTTTTTGGTTTTTCTATCAATACTCTTACACTTTTTGCTATGGTTTTGGCAATAGGTTTGGTAGTTGATGATGCAATTGTAGTTATTGAAGCAGTAGAACGTCATATTAGATATGACGGTATGAACCCTTTTGGGGCTGCTCAAAAAGCTATGAAAGAAGTTTCAGCTGCAATTGTAGCAATAGCGTTTGTTTTGGCTTCAGTTTTTATACCAGTTGCATTTTTTGGTGGAACTATGGGGGTTTTGTATAAGCAATTTGCATTAACTATAACTGTTTCTATGATCCTCTCTGTAATAGTAGCACTTTCTCTTACACCTACATTGTGTGCGAGGATGTTAACTCCATATGATCCAACCAAACACAAAGGGTTGCTTGCTAAGTTTTTTGACAAATTTAACGATAACTTTGAAAGGATTGTTTATAAATATTCTCAAATAGTTTACAAATTGATTAGAAAAGTTAAATGGGGCTTGTTATTTATTATATTGTTAACGATTGTTACATTTTTTATTGTTTCTAAACTTCCAACTTCTTTTGTTCCAGATGAGGATCAGGGTTATCTTATAGCAGCAGTTTCACTACCACAGGGCACAAGTTTGAACGTTACTTCTAATGAAATAAATGAAATAGGTCAAGTAATTAGGCAAATTCCCGGTGTATATGCTGTTACATGTGTCAACGGCATAAACTTTTTAACTTTTGCTGCCGATTCAAGCACAGGCGTTATCTTTATAAGACTTAAGCCTTGGGATGAAAGAAGAACTCAAGAGTTATCTGCGCAAAGCATTTTAAGACAAATATTTATTAAATCTCAGCAATTCCCAAATGCAACAGTTTTACCGCTACTTCCCTCTTCTTTACCAGGAATTGGAACAAGAGGCGGCTTTACAATAATGCTTGAGGATAGAGGTGGGGAAGCGAGTTTTCAAGAGATGGATAACATTTCTAAAGAATTTATTAATGAAGCAAAAAAGATGCCTGCAATTGGAACAATTTATTCCACTTTTAATGCAAATACACCTGGCTATACCTATAATATTGATAGAGATAAAGTAAAAAAATTAGGAATTCCTCTTACTGATGTATTTAATACAATGCAAACTTTTTATGGAGGCCTTGAGGTTAACGATATAAATCTTTATGGAAAAACTTATAAAGTAACTATGCAAGCTTTACCTCAATTTAGGACTACTCCAAATGATATAAAGTTTTTTTATGTAAGAAATCCTGAAGGGAAAATGATCCCTTTAAGTACCCTTGCTAGTGCAAAACTTACAGATGGTCCTTCAGTAATACAAAGGTTTGATAATTATAGAGCAATTCAAATTGGTGGTAATCCTGCTCCTGGTTATAGTTCAGGTCAAGCTATGCAAGCATTGGTAGAAGTAGCGCATAAAGTCTTGCCTGCAACTTTCTCTTATGATTGGGCAGATTTGAGCCTGGAGGAACAAAAATCTGGGCAGAAAGCACCTATTCTTTTTGCTCTATCTCTAATTTTTGCGTTTTTATGTCTTGCAGCTTTATATGAGAGTTGGTTTGTTCCCATCAGTGTAATATTATCAGTTCCTACTGCGATGTTTGGTGCAACTTTTTTCCAATATATAAGACATCTTAGTAATAATGTATATATGCAAATTGGGCTTATAATGCTTATTGGGCTTGCTGCAAAAAATGCAATTTTAATAATTCAGTTTTCAAGGATCAGAGAAGAAAGTGGGATGGGCCAAATTGAAGCTATTGTAGAGGCTGCGAGGGTAAGACTAAGACCAATTCTTATGACTTCCTTTGCTTTTATCTTCGGCTGTTTGCCATTGGCAATCGCATCCGGTGCGGGTTCCGGCGCAAGAATTGCTATGGGCACATCGGTGGTAGGTGGTATGTTAACAGGAACTTTTATAGGTGTATTTATAATTCCTGTTTTATATATAGCTGTAGAAAAAGTTGCCTATAAAATCTTTGGAAAAAAATAA
- a CDS encoding efflux RND transporter periplasmic adaptor subunit — protein MLKRKVIIASSIIGILIIVLLAFSFLNKKSVPVSRIPVVKAMKVIVKDTDVYQDYVGQVEAVNDVQIKAKVSGNIVAKYIKGGDLVKAGQPLFQIDKRAYEAAVLQAKAQLAQAIANYENAKLDADRYKILAAQDAVPQQTSDTAASIAKQDYQIVEAMRANLKQAEDNLSDTLIVAPFSGKLGVGDDLSLGAFVTAGQTVLCTLSSPDPMYVLFSISENDYLNMIKNGVDPINSDVGKRIKLVLSDGTTYKYPGKITEINRGLTQNTGTLSIKALFPNPENILVPGMFAKVVLLEGHLKNAILVPQMAVQQILDKTFITIVDNNSKAQMVPVKMGPRIGSLWVVEDGLRPGDNVIVEGFQKAPTGTIVKVIEVTPESLGIK, from the coding sequence ATGTTAAAAAGAAAGGTTATTATAGCATCTTCGATTATAGGTATTCTTATAATTGTGCTATTAGCTTTTAGTTTTCTTAACAAGAAAAGCGTGCCTGTAAGTCGAATACCGGTAGTTAAGGCAATGAAAGTTATAGTAAAGGATACTGATGTTTATCAAGATTACGTAGGTCAAGTAGAAGCTGTGAACGATGTTCAAATCAAAGCTAAAGTTTCTGGAAATATAGTTGCAAAGTATATAAAGGGTGGAGATCTAGTAAAAGCAGGTCAGCCCCTTTTTCAAATTGACAAAAGAGCTTATGAGGCTGCTGTTCTTCAGGCAAAAGCACAGTTAGCACAGGCAATTGCAAATTATGAAAATGCAAAGCTTGATGCCGACAGATATAAGATTCTTGCTGCTCAGGATGCTGTTCCACAACAAACTTCAGATACAGCCGCATCGATTGCCAAACAAGACTATCAGATTGTAGAAGCAATGAGAGCAAATCTCAAACAGGCTGAAGATAATTTGAGCGATACCTTAATTGTTGCACCTTTTAGTGGTAAGCTGGGTGTCGGAGATGATTTGAGTTTAGGTGCATTCGTCACCGCTGGGCAAACTGTTTTATGCACGTTATCGTCGCCCGATCCTATGTATGTTTTGTTCAGCATTTCTGAAAACGATTATCTAAATATGATTAAAAATGGTGTTGATCCGATAAATAGTGATGTAGGTAAAAGGATAAAACTTGTGCTTTCTGATGGAACGACTTATAAATATCCAGGAAAAATAACTGAAATAAATAGAGGTCTTACTCAAAATACCGGAACTCTTTCAATAAAAGCACTTTTCCCAAATCCTGAGAATATTCTTGTTCCAGGAATGTTTGCTAAAGTAGTTCTTTTGGAAGGTCACTTAAAAAATGCTATTCTTGTACCTCAAATGGCGGTTCAGCAGATTTTGGATAAGACCTTTATTACTATTGTAGATAACAATAGTAAAGCACAGATGGTTCCTGTTAAAATGGGACCAAGGATAGGTTCTCTTTGGGTTGTAGAGGATGGACTTAGGCCTGGTGATAACGTTATAGTTGAAGGATTTCAGAAAGCTCCTACAGGAACTATTGTTAAAGTAATAGAGGTCACTCCCGAATCTTTGGGTATAAAGTAG
- a CDS encoding TolC family protein: MRIKINCFIFFILFFVFVSLTCVAQSKEEVLEYKPTNPPEELSLTLDKAIELAKNYSPLLKMDREKIGNARMQAHEISGYLVPHLNWQSTYTELKSAPAIMLPGIGKVPTGYKTTYDHRAVLTYEFDVWRKIWEQRSAAWLNVREAEENYRSAVQDLTYRVTKAYFQCLQAEDNVASQEADLKQIEEQLRVTQAMYNAGTAAKIDVLRVQVALAQIKQNLLDAKNQRDLAYSSLNNLIGYPMNTKLILAKDQDVPNITGSVDELTTKAVSFRPDLRAARFAAEAAKKLIWVAKTKRLPDFTITAYKEWVDNHFFPNNQDWGAVVEMTIPIYNGGIIRSQVQQAIIAYRTQEDYEKQIFDQVKLDVKQALLNLISAKQRIDTISKSVAEAEESLRLARVRYQAGVNTISEVLDAEAQLSTSQTQYAQAKFDYQVAKAALYKAIGLD; encoded by the coding sequence ATGAGAATAAAGATTAATTGTTTTATTTTCTTTATTTTATTTTTTGTTTTTGTATCTCTTACTTGTGTTGCTCAATCAAAAGAGGAAGTTCTGGAATATAAGCCCACTAATCCTCCTGAAGAGTTAAGTCTTACTCTTGATAAAGCAATAGAACTTGCAAAAAACTATAGTCCTTTGTTAAAAATGGATAGAGAAAAGATTGGAAATGCAAGAATGCAGGCGCACGAAATATCTGGTTATCTCGTTCCTCATCTAAATTGGCAGTCAACTTATACAGAGTTAAAAAGTGCTCCTGCTATTATGCTTCCGGGAATAGGTAAAGTCCCAACAGGCTATAAAACTACTTATGATCATAGGGCTGTTTTAACATATGAGTTTGATGTATGGAGAAAGATTTGGGAGCAAAGATCTGCTGCCTGGCTTAACGTAAGAGAAGCTGAAGAAAATTATAGAAGTGCAGTTCAAGATTTAACGTATCGAGTTACAAAAGCGTACTTTCAATGTTTGCAGGCAGAAGATAACGTGGCTTCTCAAGAAGCAGATCTAAAGCAAATTGAAGAACAACTTAGGGTTACTCAGGCTATGTATAACGCTGGAACGGCAGCTAAAATTGATGTATTAAGAGTTCAGGTAGCTCTGGCTCAAATAAAACAAAACTTACTGGATGCAAAAAACCAAAGAGATTTGGCTTATTCTTCTTTGAATAATCTTATAGGATATCCAATGAACACAAAATTGATTCTTGCAAAAGATCAAGATGTGCCCAATATAACTGGTAGTGTGGACGAATTAACAACAAAGGCTGTTTCTTTTAGACCTGATCTTAGGGCTGCGAGATTTGCTGCAGAGGCTGCAAAGAAGCTTATATGGGTTGCAAAGACTAAAAGACTTCCTGACTTTACTATTACAGCATATAAAGAATGGGTAGATAATCACTTTTTCCCCAATAACCAGGATTGGGGTGCAGTGGTAGAGATGACCATTCCAATTTATAATGGTGGCATAATTAGAAGTCAGGTTCAGCAGGCAATAATAGCATATAGAACTCAAGAAGACTATGAAAAGCAGATTTTTGATCAAGTTAAGCTGGACGTAAAGCAAGCGCTTTTAAATCTTATATCTGCAAAACAAAGAATTGATACCATTTCTAAATCAGTAGCGGAGGCTGAAGAAAGCTTGAGATTAGCTAGAGTTAGATACCAGGCAGGTGTAAACACCATTTCTGAGGTGTTAGATGCAGAGGCACAGCTTTCTACTTCCCAAACTCAATATGCTCAAGCTAAGTTTGACTATCAGGTTGCAAAAGCGGCTTTGTATAAGGCAATTGGATTGGATTAG